CACTAAATTTTCAATTTCCAATGTAGTTTCAATTAATCCCTTATCTTCTAAAGCCTTTATAGCACTATTAATATTAGAATTCTTAATATATTCTTTTATAGTTTCCAATTTTAAATTATTACCTTTAATTTTTAATAAATTTATAATTTTTTGTTCTAAAGAATTAAGTTTATAATGTTTAAGTTTAAATGTATCCTTAATAGAAACTATAGTTTGAACTTCCTTGTAATTACCTGGAGGCAATACAACTTGAAAAGCCGATAGATATGAAGAAAGATATTCTTTTGACATCCACAAACTCAATTCAATTAAGTCTTTAGGTATTAAAGGTTTATCATCTATAATATCTATGATACTTTTTAAATTATATTTATTATCATAATCTTCTTCAATTGATACAACTATTCCCTTAACAATTTTATTTCCTCTACCAAAAGGAACTAATACCCTCATACCTTCTTGTAACATATCAAGCATACTAGATTTAATAATATAGGTATAAAGTTTATCAGTACTTGTTGCTTTATTATCCACTATAACTTGTGCATACTTTTTTTTCATACCATCAACCCTTTTAAATTTAAATATTAAAAGCTAGATTACCCAAATATCTAGCTTTTAATATTTAACATAGTACATACCTTATCCAACACAATTTTTGCAACTTGATTTTTATCCAATATAGGATAATCCTCTATATTACCTTCTTTATCTATTATAGAAACTATATTTGTATCAGATTTAAAACCCGCACCTTCTCTAGATATATCGTTTGCTACTATAAAATCTAAATTCTTTTTTATTAGTTTCTCTTTTGCATATTGAATTAAATTGTTGGTTTCTGCAGCAAATCCAACTACTATTCTATCCCCTTTTATTTTACCAAAATGAGAAACTATATCTGGATTTCTAACAAGCTTTATATTCAATTCTTCCATTCCTTCTGAATCCTTTTTTATCTTCTCCTTCATTACTTTTTCAGGTCTATAATCTAAAGGTGCTGCAGCTTTTATCAACACATCACAGGATGAAAAATGCTTTTCTACCGCATCAAACATTTCCCTAGTAGTATTAACTCTTACAACCTCAACACCAGCTGGAGGCTCTATATTAGTAGGACCAGCTATTAATACCACATCTGCCCCCCTATCTCTAGCTTCCTTTGCTATATTATACCCCATTTTCCCGCTAGAATGATTAGTTATATATCTAACAGGATCTATAGGTTCCATAGTTGGACCAGCAGTTACTACTACCTTTTTACCTACTAATTGTTTATTATTAAAATAATTTATTATAAACTCTACTATCTCTTTAGGTTCAGCCATCCTACCAATACCATAGGTTTGACATGCTAGTAAACCTGTGCCAGGATCAATAAATTCATATCCTAATTTTTTTAAAAAATTTATGTTTTCTTGCACTATAGGATTCATATACATATTGGTATTCATAGCTGGGGCGAATACAACTTTAGATTTAGTTGCCATTATAGTAGTAGTTAAAAGATCATCAGCTATACCATTGGCAATCTTTCCGATGATATTTGCAGTTGCTGGTGCAATCAAAAACATATCTGCTCTTTCTGCTAAAGAAATATGTTCCACATCATAGCTTTTAGGTTCATTAAACATCTCTATATATACAGGATTTGATGATAAAGTCTGAAAAGTTAAAGGAGATATAAACTTTGTTGCATTTCTGGTCATTATAACTTCTACATTTGCTTCTTGTTTTTTTAATCTGCTAACTACATCGGCAACTTTATAAGCTGCAATACCTCCTGTTACTCCCACTATAATATGTTTATCTTTAAGCATTTTTTTCACCTACTTATACCCCTTAATTTCAGGTCTTCTATATTTTATTTTTTCTTGCAACATTTCTTCAATAGCAATACTTATAGGCTTAGTAGACTCTGTTTCAATAAGAGGTTTTGCACCATCTACTATTTCTCTTGCCCTCTTAGCTGCTAACATTACCAATGTATATCTACTATCGCCAAGCTTTGAAAGCTCATTAAAAGATGGATTATACATGTTATCCCTCCTGTATGTTTATCTTTTTAAGAATATCCTTATGCCTCTTTACCTTTAATTGTTCAGCTGATATTATAGCTTCTATTTTTTTTACTGCATTATCTACTTTATCATTAATAACTAAATAGTCATATTCATCAACAAACTTCAACTCTTCAAGTGCATTTTTAAGCCTTAAATCTATATCTTCTTTTGTTTCTGTTCCTCTTTTAACTATTCTATTTTTTAATTCTTCCATAGAAGGAGGCAATAAAAATATAAACACCCCTTCAGGATAAACCCTTTTAACCTGCAATGCTCCTTGAACATCTATCTCTAGTAAAACTATTTTTCCTCTTTCTATATTATCCAACACAAATTTTTTAGGAGTACCATAACGGTTACTATGAACATAGGCATGTTCTAAAAACTCTCCATTCTTCACCATATCATCAAATTTTTTATCATCTATAAAAAAATAATTTTTCCCATCTACCTCCCCTATTCTAGGTTTTCTAGTAGTTGCTGATACTGAAAATATTAAATTATCATTTTGCTTCAATAATTCTTTGCATATAGTTCCTTTACCACAGCCAGAAGGTCCTGATATTACCACTAAAAATCCCTTAGACATAATTCTCATCTCCTAATCTAAATTTATCTTATCAATGGATTTCCCATTTAATCTTTGAGCTACTGTTTCTGGCTGTACCGCTGATAGTATTATATGATCACTATCAGTTACTATTACTGCTCTAGTCCTTCTACCACAGGTAGCATCTATCAATATCCCCTTATCCCTTGCTTCTTGTATAACTCTTTTAATAGGAGCAGAATCAGGGCTTACAATTGCAATAATTCTATTCGCTGATACAATATTACCAAATCCAATATTAATTAATTGTATTGACATATAATCCCTCCATTTATTCTATATTCTGTACTTGTTCTCTTATCTTCTCTAATTGACTTTTTATGGCTACCACACAATTAGAAATCACCAAATCATTAGCTTTAGAACCTATGGTATTAATTTCTCTATTCATCTCCTGTATTAAAAAATCTAACTTTCTGCCTACAGGTTCTTCATCCTCTAAACTTTCCTTAAATTGCTTTATATGAGATTTTAGTCTAATAACCTCTTCATTTATATCACTTTTATCGGCAAAAAAAGCTACCTCATAAGCAAGTCTTTCTTCATCTATATAATCTACATTTAAAATTTCCTTTATCCTTAGTTCCAACTTTTTCTTATAATCTTTGACCACTAAAGGAGATCTTTCTTCTATCTTTTCTATTATATCATACATAACATCAAGTTGAGTTTCCAAATCAGATTTTAATATTAATCCTTCTTTTATTCTCATGTTTATCAAATTATTTAATGCTTCTTCCACTGCTAAATTTAAACACGCCCAAGTCTTATCTTCATCTAACTCTTTCCTTTCAGTTTTTACTATATCTGAAAAATTTAGTATATGAGATAGTTTTACATCATCTAACATGCCCAATTTATCTATCAAATCATCTAAGGCATTTTTATAAGCTTTTGCCAACAGCAAATCCACTTTTACTTCTATTGCTGAATCATCTATGTATTCCAAATTTATATATACTTCTATTCTGCCTCGACTAATTTTATTTTTAATACATTCCTTAACTTTTTCTTCTAAATAATTTATATGCTTTGGCATCTTTAATACAATATCGTTATATCTATGATTTACACTTCTAATTTCCACGTTAAAATTGTGAATTTCATCAGAAGACTCTCCTCTGCCAAAACCAGTCATGCTTTTTATCATTTATATCCCCTTCCCATCATAGAATATCATATCAAATTATTTATCCCTGTCAATAAAAACTTGAATATTACAAATTCATATCTATGAATATGAATTATACAATTAATTAATAAAATAGTCTATAATTTGTTACATTTTTTTAATATTTACAGAATAAGTGGAAAGTTTACTCCGTTATATATAGAATGATAGTATTAATTTAATTAAAAAAATAAAAAATATAATTATTTCATACATAAAATAGTTAATAACATATATGCAATATGATATTATATAGTTGTAGAAAATAAATATAAAAAAATAAAACATTTAAGGAACTAAACAAATTTAATCATGAAAATTCCAAATTTGAATTTTATAATGAATCAAAAAATGGAGGAATGTATATGTCATTAGATGGTATAGTCACAAGAGCTATTGTAAAAGAATTAAATGATAAAATATTAGGTGGTAGAATAGACAAAATATATCAACCTGAAAAAGATGAAATATTGTTGAATATATACAATAATGGGAAAAATCATAAGCTTATAATATCTTCTAGTAGCAATAATCCTAGAATTCATTTAACCAATCAAGCAAAGACAAATCCCCCAAATCCACCTATGTTCTGTATGCTCCTTAGAAAACATTTATCTGGGGGAATAATATTAAACATAGAACAATTTCATATGGACAGAATAATATTTATAGACATTAGTTCCATTGATGAATTAGGCGTATCTAAACCTAAAAGACTAATAATTGAAATAATGGGTAAACACAGCAACATTATCCTTATAGAAAAGGACAATCTAAGCATAGTAGACTCTATAAAAAGAGTCCCTGAAAATGTAAGTCGAGTAAGACAAGTTTTGCCAGGATTAAAATATCAACTTCCACCTTTACAAAACAAAATAGACCCATTAAATTCAAATAGAGAAGACTTTTATAATTTAATAGTTCAAGTTAAACCTAAAACTTATATATATAAGTTTTTCTATACGAATTATATGGGCTTAAGCCCCTTAATAAGTAGAGAAATATGTTTTAATGCTAATATAGATATAGATAGACCTGTTGGCAGTTTAACCGCACAAGAAAAAGAAATATTATTAAATACATTTATGTCTATGATAACTAAAGTAAAAGAAGAGAAATATACTCCAGTACTAATACATGACCCTATAAAATCTGGTTACAAAGCCTTTCATGCTTTAGATATAAAACAATTTGGTAATTATAAAAAAGAATATTTAGATTCTATTAGCAAGGTATTAGATAAATTCTATTTAGTAAATGATACAATAGATAGAATTAAACAAAAATCTAATTCTATAAGAAAATCCATCGAAAATAAATTAGAACGTTCTTTAAATAAATTATCTAAACAGAAGGAAGAACTATTAAAATCTAAAGAACGAGAAAAATATAAAATCTATGGAGATTTAATATTAGCAAATGTACACAAAATAGAAGAAAGAGCTAAACAAGTAACCTTAGAAAACTTTTATAGTGAAGGTATGGAATTGATAAATATCCCATTAAACCCTAAATATTCTCCTGCTGAAAATGCACAAAGGTATTATAAAAAGTATTCAAAACTTAAAAATGCTCATACATTATTATTAAAAGAAATTCCTAATACTGAAGAGGAAATAGAATATTTGGAAAATGTGTTAAACAGCATAGATAATTGTACTGAAATAATAGAACTAGAGGAAATAAAAGAAGAATTGATAAAAGAAGGCTATTTAAATCCTCATAAAAAAAAGCAAAATAAAAAAAATGATAATATTAAATCAAAACCTCATCACTATATATCTTCAGATGGTTTTCATATATATGTAGGCAAAAACAACAGGCAAAATGAATATTTAACTTTGAAAATGGCTAATAAAGATGATATATGGCTTCATGCTCAAAAAACACCAGGTAGTCATGTTATAATAAAAAAGGATAGAAAATCAATTTCTAATACTACTTTAGAAGAAGCTGCATTATTAGCAGCATACTACAGTAAAGCTAGACATTCCAACAATGTTGCTGTGGATTATACAGAAAAGAAAAATGTAAGAAAACCTAAAAATGCTAAAACAGGCATGGTCATATATGAAAATTTTAATACAGTATTTGTTACTCCTGAATATAGCAAAGTTCAAAAACTAAAAAAGGTAGAGGATTAAGCCTCTTACCTTTTTTCTTTTATTATAACTTGATCTATTTTATCAATTTCTTTAAATTTCACACTTACAATTTCTTTTCTCGAGGTTGGAACATTCTTACCAACGTAATCAGGTCTAATAGGTAATTCTCTATGTCCTCTATCAATTAAAACTGCTAATTGCACCTTTCGTGCCCTTCCCATATCAACAAGAGCATCAAGAGCAGCTCTAACGGTTCTACCTGTAAATATTACATCATCAACTAATACTATTATTTTATCATTAATATCTATATTTGCATTTGCTTTTTTAACTATAGGGTCTTCTTGAATCTCTGTTAAATCATCTCTGTACAACGTGATGTCTAAGGTTAATACTGGTACATCTTTCCCTTCAATTTGGCTAATTTTATCTGACAATCGATAAGCAAAAGGCACTCCCCTAGTCTTTATTCCCACTAAAATTAAATCATCAACACCTTTATTTCTTTCAATAATTTCATTAGCTATCCTTGTGGTAGCCCGTTGTATAGACTTTTCATCTAATATTATTGCTTTGGTTTTCATTTGTATCACCTACCTATTTCTCTTTTCTAATATTTGTATAACTCTATTAAACTCTTCAGGTAATTTAGCCTCAAACTCCATATACTCATTAGTTCTTGGATGATAAAACCCTAATCTACTAGCATGAAGTAATTGAGATTTTATCCCAAATTCATTCTTTCTATTAGTATATATAGGATCTCCCACAATTGGATGATTAATATAAGCCATATGAACTCGTATCTGATGCATTCTACCAGTTTCTAATGAAACTTCTACCAATGTATATCCTTTAAAAATATTTAAAACACGATAATAAGTTATAGCTTCCTTCCCATTTTCATTAACAACAGCCATTCTTTTTCTATTAACTGGATGTCTGCCTATAGGTGCATTTATTACTCCTTCTTTTTTAAATAGTTCACCATGTACTAGACCTGTATATATTCTCTTAACCTTATGCTTTTTTAATTGTTTTGTCAATATCATATGAGAATAATCATTTTTAGCCACCATTAATAAACCTGTAGTATCCTTGTCCAGTCTATGTACGATTCCAGGTCTTAAATCCCCATTAATAGATGAAAGATTTGATACATGATATAAAAGTGCATTTACTAATGTTCCTCTTGGATTTCCTGGAGCAGGGTGCACCACCATGCCTTTAGGTTTATTAACTACTAATAGATCCCTATCTTCATATATTATATCAATAGGAATATCCTCTGGTATAAGTTCTAACTTTTCAGGCTTAGTAATTTCTATGTGTATATGATCTTCCTTATTGATTAAATAACTAGGTTTTACTTGTTTTCCATTAACTAAAATCAATCCTTTTTTAATCATCTTTTGTATATAAGACCTTGAAACATCAGGTATCTTTTTTGAAAGATAATAATCTATTCTTTCATTATAATCCTTGTCTACATATATTTCCATTAAAGCCTCCTTACGCTTCATACCTATCCAACAACACCATTATAACTATTAAAAAAGTTCCTATAACTATAAACGTATCCGCTATATTAAAAACAGGAAAATCGTATCCTTTACCAATTCTAATGCTAATAAAATCCACCACATAACCTAATCTAATCCTATCGATCAAATTACCTATTGATCCTCCCAATAACATAGACAATGCTATTTGCATAATTTTGCTCAAATTATAAGGGTTTTTACACAAGAAAAATACAATACTTATAATGACTATAGAAGTAACTATAATGAAAAAAATCTTTCTATTTTGTAGTATACCAAACGCTGCTCCATAATTTTCAACATAATATAATTGTAAAAAATCTTCTATAATCACAAAAGAGCTCTTACCTTTCAAATATTTTACAGCTAGGTACTTTGTAATTTGATCTAATACTATAACTAATATTGTAATTAAATACCACAAATTTATATCCTCCTTCTATTATTTAATTATAATAATATTTTAAATGATAATTGAAATTATTACAATAAAGATAAGTTTTTTAACAATAAAAAACGCTCTAATAAATATGATTTTAGAGCATTTTTTATTTTAACCTTTTTTAATTATTAATATGTCAATAATAGTATCAACAAATTTATATTATAAGAACAATAAGGATTATCTATTCTTCACTATATACGAGGTTTTCCAAGCGATTCATCTCTACCACTAGATTTTCAAATTCTTCAAAATTTAACGATTGGAATCCATCAGATAAAGCTTCTTCTGGTTTTGGATGAACCTCTACAATAATTCCATCTGCACCTAATATAAGTGCTGCTTTCGATGCTGGCAAAATTAATTCCCTTCTTCCTGTACCATGACTTGGATCTACAATTACCGGATATTTTGTAAGGCTTTTTAAAATAGGAACACTCATTAAATCTAAAGTATTCCTAGTATAATTTTCAAAGGTTCTTATACCTCTTTCACATAATATTATATTTTTATTTCCCTCTAATGCTATATATTCCGATGCTTTAATCCATTCTTCTATAGTAGCACTCATACCCCGTTTTAATAATACAGGCTTATTTGTCCGTCCAACTTCCTTTAGTAAGGAATAATTTTGCATATTCCTTGAACCAATTTGGTATATATCAATATAATCATAAGTTAAATCAATATCTCTAGGGTCAACTATTTCAGAAACCACTTTGAATTCATAAACAGTTTTTATATCTCTTAATATCTTTAACCCTTCCATGCCCAATCCTTGAAAAGAATTTGGATCTGTTCTAGGTTTAAAAGCACCACCACGTAAATATTTAATTCCTAACTTTTTTAAAAATTTACCTATACATTGCATTTGTTCATAACTTTCAATTGCACAAGGTCCAGCAATAATAATAAACTGTCTCTGATTAAAAATTGATTCTTCATCTATATTTATATCTTTTATCATAAACATTCCTCCAATTATCCAAATCCATTTCCTCAAAACTTTCTTATATTTCTTATAGTATAATATACAATATATATTGTAATTACAAATTTATATGTTTGTCAACATAACAAAATTGAGGGCTAAGCCCCCAAGTCATCAAGATTTTCATCCATATTGCTTTCTTCTACTTCTACTTCTACTTCTGCTTCATCTGTTATTTTTTCTTCTTCTTTCGCATCTTCTATTTTATTATCATTTTCATGAGTAAGTTCCTTCATATTTACATCTTTTTTCTCAATTTTAGAATAAAATTCATCCAATGTCATTAATTGAGCCTCTATAAAAGATTTGTAACGAGTTTTGAATATAAATATCTCTTTCATTAAATAATCATATTCTTTTCTAATATTTATTACTTCTTCATTAGCATCATCAATTAATTTTTTACAAGTTCTTTCCGCATCTTCAATAATAATCTCTGCCTTTTCTCTTGCTGCACTTATTACTTCATCAGCAGTACTCTGTGCTACAATCAAAGTTTCTTTTAATGTCTCTTCTAAATT
This portion of the Keratinibaculum paraultunense genome encodes:
- a CDS encoding RluA family pseudouridine synthase; this encodes MEIYVDKDYNERIDYYLSKKIPDVSRSYIQKMIKKGLILVNGKQVKPSYLINKEDHIHIEITKPEKLELIPEDIPIDIIYEDRDLLVVNKPKGMVVHPAPGNPRGTLVNALLYHVSNLSSINGDLRPGIVHRLDKDTTGLLMVAKNDYSHMILTKQLKKHKVKRIYTGLVHGELFKKEGVINAPIGRHPVNRKRMAVVNENGKEAITYYRVLNIFKGYTLVEVSLETGRMHQIRVHMAYINHPIVGDPIYTNRKNEFGIKSQLLHASRLGFYHPRTNEYMEFEAKLPEEFNRVIQILEKRNR
- a CDS encoding Rqc2 family fibronectin-binding protein → MSLDGIVTRAIVKELNDKILGGRIDKIYQPEKDEILLNIYNNGKNHKLIISSSSNNPRIHLTNQAKTNPPNPPMFCMLLRKHLSGGIILNIEQFHMDRIIFIDISSIDELGVSKPKRLIIEIMGKHSNIILIEKDNLSIVDSIKRVPENVSRVRQVLPGLKYQLPPLQNKIDPLNSNREDFYNLIVQVKPKTYIYKFFYTNYMGLSPLISREICFNANIDIDRPVGSLTAQEKEILLNTFMSMITKVKEEKYTPVLIHDPIKSGYKAFHALDIKQFGNYKKEYLDSISKVLDKFYLVNDTIDRIKQKSNSIRKSIENKLERSLNKLSKQKEELLKSKEREKYKIYGDLILANVHKIEERAKQVTLENFYSEGMELINIPLNPKYSPAENAQRYYKKYSKLKNAHTLLLKEIPNTEEEIEYLENVLNSIDNCTEIIELEEIKEELIKEGYLNPHKKKQNKKNDNIKSKPHHYISSDGFHIYVGKNNRQNEYLTLKMANKDDIWLHAQKTPGSHVIIKKDRKSISNTTLEEAALLAAYYSKARHSNNVAVDYTEKKNVRKPKNAKTGMVIYENFNTVFVTPEYSKVQKLKKVED
- the rpoZ gene encoding DNA-directed RNA polymerase subunit omega, which produces MYNPSFNELSKLGDSRYTLVMLAAKRAREIVDGAKPLIETESTKPISIAIEEMLQEKIKYRRPEIKGYK
- the lspA gene encoding signal peptidase II, whose protein sequence is MWYLITILVIVLDQITKYLAVKYLKGKSSFVIIEDFLQLYYVENYGAAFGILQNRKIFFIIVTSIVIISIVFFLCKNPYNLSKIMQIALSMLLGGSIGNLIDRIRLGYVVDFISIRIGKGYDFPVFNIADTFIVIGTFLIVIMVLLDRYEA
- the coaBC gene encoding bifunctional phosphopantothenoylcysteine decarboxylase/phosphopantothenate--cysteine ligase CoaBC — translated: MLKDKHIIVGVTGGIAAYKVADVVSRLKKQEANVEVIMTRNATKFISPLTFQTLSSNPVYIEMFNEPKSYDVEHISLAERADMFLIAPATANIIGKIANGIADDLLTTTIMATKSKVVFAPAMNTNMYMNPIVQENINFLKKLGYEFIDPGTGLLACQTYGIGRMAEPKEIVEFIINYFNNKQLVGKKVVVTAGPTMEPIDPVRYITNHSSGKMGYNIAKEARDRGADVVLIAGPTNIEPPAGVEVVRVNTTREMFDAVEKHFSSCDVLIKAAAPLDYRPEKVMKEKIKKDSEGMEELNIKLVRNPDIVSHFGKIKGDRIVVGFAAETNNLIQYAKEKLIKKNLDFIVANDISREGAGFKSDTNIVSIIDKEGNIEDYPILDKNQVAKIVLDKVCTMLNIKS
- the remA gene encoding extracellular matrix/biofilm regulator RemA, which codes for MSIQLINIGFGNIVSANRIIAIVSPDSAPIKRVIQEARDKGILIDATCGRRTRAVIVTDSDHIILSAVQPETVAQRLNGKSIDKINLD
- a CDS encoding YicC/YloC family endoribonuclease, which produces MIKSMTGFGRGESSDEIHNFNVEIRSVNHRYNDIVLKMPKHINYLEEKVKECIKNKISRGRIEVYINLEYIDDSAIEVKVDLLLAKAYKNALDDLIDKLGMLDDVKLSHILNFSDIVKTERKELDEDKTWACLNLAVEEALNNLINMRIKEGLILKSDLETQLDVMYDIIEKIEERSPLVVKDYKKKLELRIKEILNVDYIDEERLAYEVAFFADKSDINEEVIRLKSHIKQFKESLEDEEPVGRKLDFLIQEMNREINTIGSKANDLVISNCVVAIKSQLEKIREQVQNIE
- a CDS encoding bifunctional 3-deoxy-7-phosphoheptulonate synthase/chorismate mutase, which gives rise to MIKDINIDEESIFNQRQFIIIAGPCAIESYEQMQCIGKFLKKLGIKYLRGGAFKPRTDPNSFQGLGMEGLKILRDIKTVYEFKVVSEIVDPRDIDLTYDYIDIYQIGSRNMQNYSLLKEVGRTNKPVLLKRGMSATIEEWIKASEYIALEGNKNIILCERGIRTFENYTRNTLDLMSVPILKSLTKYPVIVDPSHGTGRRELILPASKAALILGADGIIVEVHPKPEEALSDGFQSLNFEEFENLVVEMNRLENLVYSEE
- a CDS encoding DivIVA domain-containing protein — protein: MITPLDIQNKEFNRSFRGYKESEVDQFLDEIIDDYERLYRENIELKDKILVLNEQIKQYNNLEETLKETLIVAQSTADEVISAAREKAEIIIEDAERTCKKLIDDANEEVINIRKEYDYLMKEIFIFKTRYKSFIEAQLMTLDEFYSKIEKKDVNMKELTHENDNKIEDAKEEEKITDEAEVEVEVEESNMDENLDDLGA
- the gmk gene encoding guanylate kinase produces the protein MSKGFLVVISGPSGCGKGTICKELLKQNDNLIFSVSATTRKPRIGEVDGKNYFFIDDKKFDDMVKNGEFLEHAYVHSNRYGTPKKFVLDNIERGKIVLLEIDVQGALQVKRVYPEGVFIFLLPPSMEELKNRIVKRGTETKEDIDLRLKNALEELKFVDEYDYLVINDKVDNAVKKIEAIISAEQLKVKRHKDILKKINIQEG
- the pyrR gene encoding bifunctional pyr operon transcriptional regulator/uracil phosphoribosyltransferase PyrR — protein: MKTKAIILDEKSIQRATTRIANEIIERNKGVDDLILVGIKTRGVPFAYRLSDKISQIEGKDVPVLTLDITLYRDDLTEIQEDPIVKKANANIDINDKIIVLVDDVIFTGRTVRAALDALVDMGRARKVQLAVLIDRGHRELPIRPDYVGKNVPTSRKEIVSVKFKEIDKIDQVIIKEKR